A region of the Candidatus Methylomirabilis oxygeniifera genome:
GGTCCGCAGTCGTGTATACGCGGGCGGTTGAGCAGATCGTGATAGCCGGCGCGGAGCAGAGCGCGCGCTACTTGATCGTGAGCGTTGCCGAACTGGATGAAAAGAGCGGTACGCCTGACCTGTTTTCCAACCGGTCGGCCTACCTGCAAGAGTTGGTGGAGAAACTGGCGCGGGTGCAGAAGCGGGACATTGGGGTCGTAGACTCACGCAAGCGAGTTGTTGCGGATGTGATCACAAAAGATATCGGGGTGACGTATACGCACGATGAGGGCAATGAAGTGGCGCTGACCATCCAGGATGGTCGGGCGCGCACGTTCGTTGAGAGAAGCGCGGACTATCCTGCCGGCATCCGCCGGATGGTCGTTCCGATCCAGGCCGGTGATGGGAAGATCGTGGGCGCGCTGCTGTTGGATTACACCGTGTCCTACGAAAACGCAATATGGCATGCTGCAGTGCAGGCGCGCCGGATCTTCATTACCGGTCTCCTGGTGTTGGCTGTCGCAGTAGGCATCGGTTGGATAACATCGTGGTCGATCACGAGGCCGCTCCATCAACTGCGCGCTGCCGCACACAGACTGGGACGACAGGAGTTGGACACGCCAATCTCGATGGAATGCCCCGGTGAAATCGGCGACCTGGCCGCCGCGTTCGAACAGATGCGCGTTAATCTGGTCGCCGCGCTGGACGCGCGGGCCAATCTGGAACAGACGCTTGCCGGAAGCAATCGATCCCTGCGTAGGCTGGTCAACAGAGCGCCTATCGCGGGTATGGTGCTCGACTTCGACGGCGTCGTGCGGATGTGGAGTCTCGACGCCGAACGGTTATATGGTTGGGCTGATCGGGAAGTGTTGAACCGTCCCGCGCCAGGGATTCCACCCGACAAGCGCGATGAATTTGCTGTGTTGTGCAAGCGGCTTGCCGCCGGCGAGGTCGTCACCGGGCATGAGACCACGCGACTGACTAAAGACGGCGCGCTGCTGGACGTTGCGCTGTCGCTTGCACCCTGGAGCGATTCGCGAGGCAATGTGACGGGCTTTATCTCGATTGCCATCGACAATACCGACCGCAAGCGCGCGGAGATTGCGCTCCGCGACGCACACGCTGAAATCACCGCCTCGGTACGCGAACTGGAACGTCGTACGGCGGAACTGCATCTGCTGCGCGAAATGACCGACCTGATCCAAGGCAGCGTCAGCATCGAGGCGGCGCATGAGATCACGCAATGCTATCTGCCGCGACTGTTCCCTTACGGCACGGGCGCGCTCTATGTGCGTTCGCCCTCGCGTGACCTCCTGGAACAGACGTCGGCATGGGGCGATCGGGCGGCTCACCTGGGCCCCACCTTCACGTCTGGAGACTGTTGGGCGCTGCGGCGCGGGCAACCCCATTACGTGCACGCCAGTCGCGAGCCGTTGTGCCGTCATACGTTTGCCGCCGATGGGGGAGAGTGGATATGCTGCCCCCTACTGGCATACGGCGAGGTGCTGGGCATCCTACACGTCTACCGCCCGGAGCGCGATACCACGAGCAGCTCGGAGCAGGCCTTCCTGACTTTGGCCGAGACCGTTACCAGCAGCCTCAGCCTCTCCCTCGGAAACCTGCGCCTGCGTGAGACCCTGCGCCAGCAATCGATCCGCGATTCGTTAACCGGTCTGTTCAATCGCCGCTATCTGGACGAGACCCTGCCGCGCGAAATCCTGCGCGCCGCACGCACCGGTTCGACGCTGGGCGTGATGATGTTGGATATCGACCATTTCAAGCGGCTCAACGATACCCACGGGCACGACGCCGGCGACGCAGTCCTCTCTGCGCTTGGCAGATTCCTGCAGCATCACGTACGCGGCGACGATATTGCGTGTCGATATGGCGGCGAAGAGTTCACGCTGATTCTGCCCGGCGCGTCCCTGGACGCCGTATGCGATCGTGCGGAGCAGTTACGTATCGGCGTGCAATCGCTCGTAGTCCGCTTTAACAATACACAACTGGACACGATCACGCTCTCGCTTGGCGTCGCCATGTGGCCGCAGCATGGCGAGACGGAAGACCTGTTGCTACCAGCGGCGGACGCGGCCCTGTATCGCGCGAAACAGGGAGGCAGAAATCGCGTTGAGATCGCCGTATGACGGCGGGACGACAGCCCAGGCCCGTACCCGCACACCCCGCACCGTTTACAATTTCTCCACCGTCACGATCCTGGTAGAGCCGCACCGCAGGAACCTCCCCAAGGCCAAGTCGAGCGCCATCACGCGGCGGAAGAGGGCATCGAAATGAGGGGCTTCCTGCCTTCGGCGAAAGAGCAGCGACGGGGGGAACAACATGGTCAGGATGTTCATACTCCGGACCTCCACCAGCCTGAGGCCGTGTGCCTGCAGGAGACGTGTCAACTCCGGCCAGGTGAAGGTCTTAAACTGCATCTCTTTCCACTCCCGCAGGTGTCCGCCCCGAGTTGTCATGGCTCGCCACAGCTCCTTCGGCAGGTAGAGCAGGTCGGGACACCACTTTGAATCGATCTCGAACGAAATGAGCCCACGCGGGGCGCAGACCCGCACCATCTCTCGCAGTACCACATCAACCGCCGTGAAGTTGTGACCGATGACGTCGCCATAGGCTACCATGGCCTGGACGCATCCATCTTCGAACGGCAGTCTCGTGATATCGCCGGTCACAAGACTGACGTTCGGCCGTCCATTGCACCGTTGCCGCGCCGCCTCGATCATCTGATCTGAGATGTCGATTCCGACCACCCGTCCGGCCCGCCGCGCCAGCAGGACCGTCTGTTTCCCCGTCCCGCACCCCAGGTCCAGCGCTATCCCGTCCGGCTTCTCGCAGATGATCCGTTCGACCGTTTCTCTGTAGACCTGATAACATTCGGCGAAATAAAACTGGTCCTCAATCTGGTCGTACTCCGCCAGCATGGCGTTATAGACAGCCGCCACATGGGAGCCCACATCGGACCGGTTCGTCTGAGGGGTCATAGATGGATGGCGATCGCCGCGCGTTAAGCCTTTGCCGCTTCCAGGGGCGGCAGGTAGGCAAGGCCATGCGCGTCGGCCACAGCGGGATGGGTAACGTGGTCGAGGGCAATATTCACACCCAACGACAGCTCCGGACACTCCAGGATGGCCCGGCGCCACCCGCTGTCGGCAAGCCGGAGGGCGTACGGAAGGGTAACGTTGGTGAGGGCAAAGGTCGAGGTTCTGGCGAAGGCGCCAGGCATGTTGGCGACACAGTAGTGCAGGATACCGTCCACGACATAGACGGGATCGCTGTGAGAGGTGGAGTGGCTGGTCTCGATGCAGCCGCCTTGGTCGATGGCCACATCGACGATAATCGATCCCGGCTTCATGAGCGTAACCATCTCTCTGGTCACCAGCTTGGGGGCTCTGGCCCCGGAGACGTAGACGGCTCCGATCACAATATCGGCCCGCCTCACGCACTCTTCGATGCTCATCTGATTGGAAATGAGGGTCGTCACATTCTCGGGAAGGATCTCGTCAAGGTAACGCATGCGGCCCTGGTCCACGTCCAGCAGATAGACCCAGGCGCCCATCCCGGCCGCCACCTTCGCGGCGTTGGCCCCGACGGTTCCGCCTCCAAGGATCACTACAGTGGCGGGAGGCACTCCGGGCACTCCGCCGATCAGCACGCCACGGCCGCCATGCGGGGTCGCCAGATAGTGCGCCCCGATGTGGATCGCCATCCGACCGGCAATCTCGCTCATCGGTTCGAGCAGCGGTTTTCGACCGTCCGGCGTCTGCACGGTCTCATAGGCCACGGCCACCACCCGCCGCGCAAGGAGCCGTTTGGTGAGTTCGGGCGTGGGGGCCAGATGCAGGAAGGTAAACAGTATCTGTCCTTCCCGAAGCATCTCGCACTCGGCAGGCAGCGGCTCTTTCACCTTGTAGATCAGATCGGCTTGGGCGTAGATCGCTGTCGGATCGCCGATCAGCTCGGCGCCGGCCCTGGCGTAGGCCTCGTCCGGCAATCCCGAGCCGACTCCGGCCCCTTGCTGGATCAGCACCCGGTGCCCATGCGCCCGTAACGCCTGCACGCCGGCGGGTATGATCGCGACCCGACTCTCAGCCTCTTTGATCTCTTTTGGAACCCCGATGATCATCGTTACCCCATTAACAGTCAGTGATGTGCTATGTAGACAGTTACTAACTGTCCACAAATAATCACTTTACGGTATCGAAAAATCCCTCCTCACCTCCCTTTGCCAAAGGGAGGATGTACCCCTCTTTGGAAAAGAGGGGCGAGGGGAGATTTTCTTCATCGATGTCAATCCAGTTTTAATACGGTAAATACATCTCGCCCTTGACGATGTCAAGGATCGATCTCCCATACGCGATTGCGCCCTTTGTGGTCAGCTCAGGCACAGCTTTTCCAGAAGGTCCAGGTCAAGATGCTCCAGGCTCCGAACCACGAGTTCAGCGCCGGCGAAGTCCTGGCCGCGTGTATACTCATTATAGACCACAACGCAAGGTAACCCGGCTGCATTGGCTGCCTTGAACCCCCTCTCGGAATCCTCGATGACCAGGATCTCCGATGCATCGTATCCGAGCATTGCAGCACACCGGGCATAGAGGGCCGCGTTCTTGTCACCGGCCTGTTGGCCGAAAATCGGGTCGAAGGCATCGAGCGCCTCAGGAATCTGCGCTCTCAGGAGCGCGAGGATCTGATCTTCGTGGGTCACCGATACGATCGCCAGTCGAATACCGCGATCAGTCGCCTCGCGGATGATCCGGGCCACACCGGGAAGAAGTGGCAGCGCCTCAACCCGCTTCAAGTACAGCTCCTTCTTCAGCGCAAACAGCTCCGGCACAATCCGGTCGATATCGGCCTCGGAGAGCGAGGTCCGGGTCGAAAGCGCCAACCGCATCCGGCGGGCATTGCCGGGGATCTTCAGCAACTCTTTGAACTCCTCCCAGCTCCAGCGGACATCGAACCCCATCTGCGCGAACGCCTCGTTACAGGCTACCAGATGCCCGTTCCTCTCCGTCTCCGCCAGTGTCCCATCCACGTCAAAAATAATCGCCTTCAGTTTCCCCATCTCTCATACCTAAGCGTTCGTTGCGCGCGGCGTTCATTACGTCGATAGCGTTCATTTATGTGGCATTCATGGATACAGCCGTAGGTCGGGTTAGCGCAGCACAACCCGACAACTTCGGCCGAATCCTTCGTGCTCCCCCTTTGATAAAGGGGGATTGAAGGGGGTTTTTGTACGCTGTGGTGCGGTCATGCTGCATGAGGTGTTGCTCAGAAAATGTCTATCCAATCTGTTGCGTCCAGAGACCCGGAGGGCCATGACCTGTCGGCGATAATACCTTGACACCCCACTTCTATCAAATAGAATGTTCCCATGCGTAGAAGAAGTCGGAAGGATTCAGCCACTGTGCCGTACCAGCGGTCCCCATCGGCGTATGAAGCGTCGCTTGTGTCGAAGACCAATATCATCGTTCCTGTGGAGCCTAACGACCCTACGCTGCTCCACCGGGATTTGTTCCAGCGCTCACCAATTATGCGCCCGACCTGAAAAATTGTCAGCAAGAGGGAGATTCCATGGCAGATGAGCGCGAGACTCATCAGAGATTCATTCGGGCAGCCTTTGAGCAGGCTCGGAAATCATACAATGAGGGTGGACTTCCGATTGGCGCCGTCATGGTAGAGAACAGCACAGTTATCGCTGTTGGTCATAACCGTCGCGTTCAAGACGGCGATCCAACCGCGCACGGGGAGATGGACTGCCTTCGGCAGGCTGGTCGGCGCCCTCGCTATGACGGCATTACGCTTTATACGACGCTGAGTCCTTGCATGATGTGCTCAGGCACCGTGCTCCAGTTTGGGATCAAGCGAG
Encoded here:
- a CDS encoding protein of unknown function (Evidence 5 : No homology to any previously reported sequences) encodes the protein MTPQTNRSDVGSHVAAVYNAMLAEYDQIEDQFYFAECYQVYRETVERIICEKPDGIALDLGCGTGKQTVLLARRAGRVVGIDISDQMIEAARQRCNGRPNVSLVTGDITRLPFEDGCVQAMVAYGDVIGHNFTAVDVVLREMVRVCAPRGLISFEIDSKWCPDLLYLPKELWRAMTTRGGHLREWKEMQFKTFTWPELTRLLQAHGLRLVEVRSMNILTMLFPPSLLFRRRQEAPHFDALFRRVMALDLALGRFLRCGSTRIVTVEKL
- a CDS encoding protein of unknown function (Evidence 5 : No homology to any previously reported sequences): MRRRSRKDSATVPYQRSPSAYEASLVSKTNIIVPVEPNDPTLLHRDLFQRSPIMRPT
- the ald gene encoding Alanine dehydrogenase (Stage V sporulation protein N), with amino-acid sequence MIIGVPKEIKEAESRVAIIPAGVQALRAHGHRVLIQQGAGVGSGLPDEAYARAGAELIGDPTAIYAQADLIYKVKEPLPAECEMLREGQILFTFLHLAPTPELTKRLLARRVVAVAYETVQTPDGRKPLLEPMSEIAGRMAIHIGAHYLATPHGGRGVLIGGVPGVPPATVVILGGGTVGANAAKVAAGMGAWVYLLDVDQGRMRYLDEILPENVTTLISNQMSIEECVRRADIVIGAVYVSGARAPKLVTREMVTLMKPGSIIVDVAIDQGGCIETSHSTSHSDPVYVVDGILHYCVANMPGAFARTSTFALTNVTLPYALRLADSGWRRAILECPELSLGVNIALDHVTHPAVADAHGLAYLPPLEAAKA
- a CDS encoding putative Diguanylate kinase (Evidence 3 : Function proposed based on presence of conserved amino acid motif, structural feature or limited homology; Product type pe : putative enzyme), which codes for MKKEHPSPLPVDRDVHRPQSAPATSLRALLVENDQVDAELLVRALTHGGFHVTSVRVDTAEQMRAELARADWDVIVSDDALPTFDGMTALKLLRSTGKTIPFILMSGTVSDETAIEAVRAGARDYIRKDQPARLVAAVRRELDAARIQRAQPQSGAPPMWRRIGIAPRLVSGFLVATLLFAVLGIWSAVVYTRAVEQIVIAGAEQSARYLIVSVAELDEKSGTPDLFSNRSAYLQELVEKLARVQKRDIGVVDSRKRVVADVITKDIGVTYTHDEGNEVALTIQDGRARTFVERSADYPAGIRRMVVPIQAGDGKIVGALLLDYTVSYENAIWHAAVQARRIFITGLLVLAVAVGIGWITSWSITRPLHQLRAAAHRLGRQELDTPISMECPGEIGDLAAAFEQMRVNLVAALDARANLEQTLAGSNRSLRRLVNRAPIAGMVLDFDGVVRMWSLDAERLYGWADREVLNRPAPGIPPDKRDEFAVLCKRLAAGEVVTGHETTRLTKDGALLDVALSLAPWSDSRGNVTGFISIAIDNTDRKRAEIALRDAHAEITASVRELERRTAELHLLREMTDLIQGSVSIEAAHEITQCYLPRLFPYGTGALYVRSPSRDLLEQTSAWGDRAAHLGPTFTSGDCWALRRGQPHYVHASREPLCRHTFAADGGEWICCPLLAYGEVLGILHVYRPERDTTSSSEQAFLTLAETVTSSLSLSLGNLRLRETLRQQSIRDSLTGLFNRRYLDETLPREILRAARTGSTLGVMMLDIDHFKRLNDTHGHDAGDAVLSALGRFLQHHVRGDDIACRYGGEEFTLILPGASLDAVCDRAEQLRIGVQSLVVRFNNTQLDTITLSLGVAMWPQHGETEDLLLPAADAALYRAKQGGRNRVEIAV
- the FCA gene encoding Cytosine deaminase (Cytosine aminohydrolase): MADERETHQRFIRAAFEQARKSYNEGGLPIGAVMVENSTVIAVGHNRRVQDGDPTAHGEMDCLRQAGRRPRYDGITLYTTLSPCMMCSGTVLQFGIKRVVIGEKQNFPGNVELLRNHGVDVIVLDDPECISLMQRFMRERPDLWDEDIAGRTNV
- a CDS encoding HAD-superfamily hydrolase, subfamily IA, variant 3, whose protein sequence is MGKLKAIIFDVDGTLAETERNGHLVACNEAFAQMGFDVRWSWEEFKELLKIPGNARRMRLALSTRTSLSEADIDRIVPELFALKKELYLKRVEALPLLPGVARIIREATDRGIRLAIVSVTHEDQILALLRAQIPEALDAFDPIFGQQAGDKNAALYARCAAMLGYDASEILVIEDSERGFKAANAAGLPCVVVYNEYTRGQDFAGAELVVRSLEHLDLDLLEKLCLS